The following DNA comes from Chitinophagales bacterium.
TAATAATAGACTAACCACGGCGGGAAGCTTTTCACTTTCTCATCCCAATAGAAATGAAAACTACCTAGCACTCTCATCTACAGCCTATCTTTCAAGTTTGTATTCGCATAAAATAGAAGCGAATGCTCGAATAGGTAAGGGTAATATTTCTATCAATCAGCAATATATCCATGGCGTCAATAATTTTGAATTCTATAATACAAAAGGTGAGCGAAAGAGAATGGACAACAATGGTCAAGCGCAATCCAACACTCAAGTTTCCTTTTCTTATCCACTAGGCAAAAATTGGGAAATAGAATCAGGGCTATGGTATTTACATACCAATAGAGATAATCCAGGTTCACTAAGTTTCCCTTCCAAGGCTAATTTAAGAGATAATAATTTGAGAACCTTTCTAGGGGTAAAAAACAATAACCTCACTGTTAAACTCGCTTACTACAATGAAAAGAGAGACTATTTTCCAAATGATGGGTTCTCTGTAAACTCAAAGTTTGAAACGCAATCATTCAGAGGTTTTGTGCATTATCATACCTCTTTTACTGATAAATTTAAGCTCGACTATAAACTCTACCCAAGTAGATTTGTAATGAATTCTACGAATTATAAACAGGAGGAGGTCATAAATGAAGCTAGCCAGCAAGTCAATCTAGCCTATACTCCTATGGCGAATTGGACCTTTGAAGGAGGAATAAAATCTGTTACTCATTCCTATTTTTCAAATTTATTTCTACCTTTTCTATCTGCGACTTACAAAGCTAGCGATAGGCTCTCGGTGCAGTTGATAGGAGATATCAATCAGAGAAATCCCAATGGCGATGAGCTTTTCTATAATTTAGTCGATCCTTTCTTTACCTATACAGGAAATAGAAATCTAGAGCCGGAAACGAACTATCAACTTAGAAATGTATGGAGATATGAGCACAAAGGTACAACGGATAAAATTCGACTCAATGTAGAGCCCTATATGCTTATCAGTAATGACAATATTCGTGATACCTTTAGTGCTGACTTTAGTTTCGGACAACCTATCAATATAAGCAAAGTAAGAAATTATGGTATCCAGACCCACCTTGAATGGTTGCGTTCTTTAAAAGCCAATCAATTTTTCAGAACAATTGTATCTATGAACTATATTGATGCGAAAGATGGAGATGGGAAATATTTAACCTATGTTCCAAGCTTTAAAAATATTGTGACGCTGGAATATATCAACCCTAAGTATGAAATCCAAATGTCGAATAATTATACCTCACATCGTTTTATAAACGGAAATAATACTA
Coding sequences within:
- a CDS encoding TonB-dependent receptor plug domain-containing protein codes for the protein MTSLTLLAQDKDTSYLLKGVEIKSLKKSNVRADYMPEIFPANNLQNQFGDIYIRNTGFGQSSTISLRGMGAQNITLLWNELPINSPSQGLYDLNQIPSFLTQSLQFDINNNRLTTAGSFSLSHPNRNENYLALSSTAYLSSLYSHKIEANARIGKGNISINQQYIHGVNNFEFYNTKGERKRMDNNGQAQSNTQVSFSYPLGKNWEIESGLWYLHTNRDNPGSLSFPSKANLRDNNLRTFLGVKNNNLTVKLAYYNEKRDYFPNDGFSVNSKFETQSFRGFVHYHTSFTDKFKLDYKLYPSRFVMNSTNYKQEEVINEASQQVNLAYTPMANWTFEGGIKSVTHSYFSNLFLPFLSATYKASDRLSVQLIGDINQRNPNGDELFYNLVDPFFTYTGNRNLEPETNYQLRNVWRYEHKGTTDKIRLNVEPYMLISNDNIRDTFSADFSFGQPINISKVRNYGIQTHLEWLRSLKANQFFRTIVSMNYIDAKDGDGKYLTYVPSFKNIVTLEYINPKYEIQMSNNYTSHRFINGNNTMRLNPYFLTNIKGTFKQNLKRNQINWSIGIDNLWNEDYQEINSFAMPLRNYYMSVTAIIN